AGCAGAGGGGATGGCGCTGAGCTGTGGCGGACCGAGCATGTCGTGCGTCATTCCCACTCGAATCGCCCTTGTGGCCTTGCAGAGTGTTTGTGAGCGGGAGCTGAGTAAAGCAGGGAGAGCTGGGTTGGGTGGGCATTCGGCACATGGGGAGCAAGGAGAAAAGCATGCAGGCAATGGGCCATGGAGGCCAGTCCCAGGGCTGGGTGCCGAAGGAGCCCCGTCCAGCCACACACCGGGCTTGTCTTATGGCCGGCTGCTGTGCACAGGGCAGGGGCTCATCGAACTGGCCAGGCGACGCCCAGGTCCCTCCCCTGAGAGCGCCAGGCGGTGCTGAGTGGTTCCCCTTCCAAAGCACCAGCGCTACGCGTGCCCTGCCAGGGCGCTGCCCGCTCTCCTGGCTCCGCCAGGGCCCGAAGACATTCTCCATAGCCTTCTGCAGCTGGCTAGATACGTGTGTCTCCCCGGCCCATGTAGCTGCCTCACTGCTCCCCCCTTTTCCAGGTCATTCATTCAAGCCTGGTCCCCCTGCAAACCTTGGGCCATGCTGCAAGTTGGCCATTGACTCCTCTTTGCCTTCTGCCCCACCGCTTGTGTCTCTCAGGCACTGCACCTCACCTCTCCCCCCTCTTGTGAGCAGTGGGGACCAGCGCCTGCACAAGTCTCAGTGGGCAGCGCAGGGCGTGTCAGTGCTCCCCCCTTTCCGAGGCTCTGCGGGGGGCCAGCCTGAGAGGGACCCCAGGGCACGTCCCCTACATCAGCCCCTGCCGCTGTGGCAAACAAGAAGGAAGGAGAGGCCAATGCACGTGTCCTCTCCAGGCGTGTAATCCGTGTCCTGTGCAAACAAAGGTGCTTTCTCACAGTCATTAGATGCCCACTAATCTCGGGCAATTTGCATATCAAAGGCAGTCAGCAATAATCTGCCCACACTCCATCCAGAGAAGGGTCTAATTGCTCTTCTGTAATTAGAGGCAAAGTGGAAGAGCTGGCGGATGGGCGCCCGCCCCTGATTGGGTTTGTGGGCATGAAACGGCACCGCGGGCATTGGTCCCATGGcaccctcccccactgctgctctgaaacatgcccccagcccctgggcaTACTGACATGCTGCATTCCCTGGGAGGGACCCTGGCTGGGGCGCATCCTTCCCGGGGGGTTGGGGCTCTGAGCCTCAACAGAAGGCGGCTTGTGGGAGAGGGAGCAACCCACTGATTACTGCTGCAGCCCCAATGTCCAAACTCGGTGCAAATTCATGTGTTAGAATCAAACGTTTAGAAGGATTATTTTACAAAGTCCCTGGTTGGATTTTCAGGAGCAGGGAGGGTGAGAGGGTGGCATGGCTGGGGAGCGGGCCCTGAGAACGCTGGCGAACGTTAGGCACAGCATGGAAAGAGGCCTCCCCACACATGGCTCTGCCCGTGCCACTCAATCCCGACTCCCTGAGCTccgcacacacacagctctgccagtgcccctcagtcctgaccccagagcccctgagctccccacacacagctctgcccgtgcccctcagtcccgaccccctgagctccccacacacagctctgccagtgcccctcaatacCGACCCCCAGAGCCCCTGAGCTCTGAGAGTGCTGCTGTGGGGTGATCTGGCACAAAGCCCCCCAGGACATGTGTGTCAGAGCCAGTGCTGTGACCCGCCCCCTCGCTCCTGGGCATGGCCTCCCACGAAGGGGCCTTCCAAGCTGCCtctccctggggccagccaggcATCATTGAGCTGCCCAAAAGGGTACAGGGCCAATCCAGAGGGGTGGGGTGACCTGGCACAAAGCCCCCCAGGACATGTGTGTCAGAGCCAGTGCTGTGACCTGCCCCGTCGCTCCTGGGCATGGCCTCCCACGAAGGGGCCTTCCAAGCTGCCtctccctggggccagccaggcATCATTGAGCTGCCCAAAAGGGTGCAGGGCCAATCCAGAGGGGTGGAGAGAGCCAGGCAGAGGCTACAGGGGCAAGGGGAGTCTCTGCGCTGGGCAAGCTGCAGGGCCTCTTGCCAAGTGAGCCGAAATACCCCTCCGCTCagagggtctgatttgcagatcCCCTGAGGCACCCAGCTAAGGGCCAGGGTTTCCGAcatgccccacagctcccatggggACGCTCATGGGCAGATTTCCCAAGGGTCTGTGCACCCAgcatgctgggcactgcacagaacCTGGACCGTAGTCCTTGCAGGTGAGCAGGGCTTTGGCTCGGGTCAGAGGCTGCCCAGCAGCGCAGCACTCACTGGGGCTGAAAGGCATGGGCCCTGTGGGGCTAGGGTCCAGCCCTGCCTCTAGCCCATGCTCAGGTCCTTGGGAtgtgtttgtttctgtttaaccaatttatttgagcataagctttcgtgagctataaacacccattttttcatggtctgtgggtataaaaacatcttctgtattttccacagtatgcatccgatgaagtgagctgtagctcacgaaaacttatgctcgaataaattggttagtctctaaggtgccacaagtcctccttttctttttgtgaatacagactaacacggctgttactctgaaacctttgtttctGTTGCGTTTCCTTGAGTCACTCTTTTCCACAAGTTGCTTCCCAGGGGCTCGGCCTGTGGCATTATTCTAGCCATTGCGGGATCTCCAAAGGCCTCCCCCGAAGAgatcagcccagcccagccctggcttgGGTCAGCCACAATGCTGTCACTTCCCGGCTCCCCACCTTTCATGTTCCCAGTGACACAGCTACTTGGCTGGATGCACACAGCTGCCAGCAGCCCCATCTGTCCGGGGCGACAATCTGTCCTGGGTGCATGATGAGCTGCTCCTGTCCTGGCCACAGCTCCCTCCCTCACCCATCCCTTGGCTGCAGCTGGTATCGCATCTCAGCAGTTTGAATGGGGCTGCAGGCAGCTGTTGTTGAGAGACAGAGgcagccaggctggagcaggggagggcGTCTCTAAAGCTAATGGGAGAGGAGGTGCAGTGCATGGGACAGAAAGCTCCCTCCCTGGGggccatgtggggagggggagtgaaagggcCTGGGGAAGCAGCCAAGGTGGGGGAAAGACCCGCTTTAATCCACTTCTGCCCAGCAGCAAGGATTCTCCCCTCGGGCGCATGCAGGAGGCCTGGCACTGCCTAGCCGGCTGCCAGGATACTCCCCCGCCCGgcgctgtggggagagagggaggccaGGCCGGGAGGGGGAAGCGGTGCTGCTGAAGCCAGGTCCCCCCTTGTGTGTTGCAGATGCTGCAGGCCACCTGCCGCCCGGCTCCTTCCTGAAAGATCTCCTCCACAGCCACTCGTGCCAGCTCAGCGTCCGGCAGGGCTCCTGCGAGCCCGAGAGCGATTCCTCCCAGACCATCTCCCCGGAGACCTTGTGCTCCAGTCTCTGCAGCCTGGAGGACAGCCTGCTGCTCAAGGAGCTGGGCTCGCCGGGCGAACTGGCCACCAAACTGCTGGGCTCCATGGCCGGAGGGGAGGAGATGCTCCTCTCCAAGCTGCCCCCTCAGACTGGAGAAAGTGCCTTCCAGAGCCTAGGACAGCTGGAGTGCCAGGACTCCCTGTACTCCATGTCCTGCACGGAGTCCTGCCTCTCGCCCACGGGGGACGACAGCCTGTCCTGCAAGGACGACCACACGGCGTGCCCGCTGCATGGGGACAGCTGTGGGGTTCGGAGGAAAGTCTCCGACGTGGCCTCTTCGGGGGTGGTGTCactggatgaggaggaggaggctgaagAGCAGTGAACTGGTCTTGGTCTGTGGCATGCTTCACCTGCCATTTCTGTcccactccgtgacacccccgcccccctccggGCCCCGTTCCCTGTTCTTCTTGTGGGCGAGTCCTGTCTGGGGTTGGCGTGAGCCTTAGCCGGGCAGAGGAGGATGGTGGAAGGAAAATCCAGCCCCCCCACTGGCGGAGACTGGTGAAGCCTGAGGCCTCGCGGCCGGCCACCGGATGGATTTGCTTGctgcgtctctctctctcccccctcgtCTGTTTTTTTGCATGAGAGTGTTTTGGGGATAACCAAAAGCCCTGAATCGGAGCCAACTGGACCTGACGCCATCTGAGACGGTTCTGAGCATGTTCTTCACCCCACCTCCGAGCCCCTGGGAAGGCGCCTTTCGCTGTCGGGGGGCCTGGCTAGTGCTGTTAAAGCAACACGTGTATGTTCCTAACGAAGATTAAACCCCCTGCTCCGGCCCCCCAagccccagctcagagctggTGCCGAGGTGCACTGTGTTGGGCTGCTCTGCACTTGACTTGGGAGGCCGTTTTTCAACCCTTTGGCACAAACCAGCTCTTTGCTTTTATCGTACTGGGTTTTATATCGTGAACCGGCTCAAGGAGACGGCCGAGGGCAGAGCAGGTTTGTCGGGACGGAGCTGGACAGGAATCGCCGTCTCTGCCGGGACGAGGGGGCACGGTCTGAGTTGGTGGGAGCGCGAGAGCAGATCTTTTTCTATATTTTTGTATGTTGTCTCTGTGTGACCCTGGCCGGGAATGTTGGGGGACGCTCCAGGGTGACATGGTGCAGGGATTGGTACCACCCCAGCCTCGGCAATTAAGTATTAACTTCCCCATTGGACATCTTGGCCTCCGGAGAGCTGCCGTCTcgggctgggcagtggggagagCTCACGTTCCCCTTGCTGGAGTAATTTCGAATGATCCCAGGGATACTTTCTGCATGCACAGACACGGGCATGCACCTGTGGTCCCACACGTGTGCACACAAATGCACACAGACCCCCGCCCCTGTGCGCATGcacatgccccccgcccccactgttcatGAGGGTGCTTAGCATTTTACAACCCCCATTCCTGCCTTGGAGAGCTGACCCTCTGCTCCGAGCCCCAGTGAAGCTTGGGCTGGGGTGagatccagccctgcccccaggtctGAGTTGGGGGCTGGATCTAAATGGGCTGTTTTCTGGTTCAGCCGTGGCTGAAATCTCATGGGATTTCATGCAAAACCTCACCTCCAGCTTGGGATCAAACCTAGCCCCTAATGCCCACCCCAaatccagccctggagctgaCTGCCAGCCCTTGGGTCTGCCGGGGCGCACACGCAGATCTGAGCGCACACACGTACACAACAGTGCCAAGCGCCTGCCACAGGCCAGTGGGAAACAAAACCCAAGTCCCAGCTGTGGTGAGTGCCGCAGGTCCCTGTCCCTCTAGCTGAGgtgggagccccctcccctccggcaggggggctgtggctggctccCGGCAGCTGCCGCTTTTTGCCTTACGGTTCAGGAATGCTGAGCCTGGCACCCAGTGGAAATGCAGGGGCCCAGCGAGATCTCAGCCTCGCCCTGCAGGTTCTTCCTTGCTGTCATGGCTGTGACGGCCCCATAGCATTTGCCGCCCCACGTCAGGCTGTAGCTCCAACAAGTCGGCAGGCACCAGCCCCTGATGTTTGAGAGgcgcggggggctgggctgggtgcgtGGACTATGACTCACGTCTGTGCTCCTTCACTCAGGCGCGAAATGGTGCCACATGTGACCCTGGGAGACCTTGGGCATCGGAGCCCCTGCACTGTGCATGTGCCCACAGCCTGGGGAGACAGGGCAAAGCCGGgcgaggtgtgtgggggggagaacgTGGCAGCCACCCCCAAACTGGGCTTGTTCGTGGTTAAGGGATCCTGCAGCTTTAAGGCTCCAGCTTGGCTGCTAGCTGGTGCTCACAGGTAGGGCCCTGATGGGGAGCTGGCTAGGAAGGGATGGCAGTGCCCCTGGGCCTTTGTGGGtgcccagggggagggggggggggctggaccATACCTTGCAGGGGCAGCACCCAGGCACTGCCAGCTGGAGCAAGACTGGCTGGGTGCTGATGGGGCTGCTCGCCCTGCATTGCTCCCAGCAGTGATTcccagggacagggcagggcccCAAGCAAGGGGACTACCTTGGGCAGTGAGAGCTGCAGCTTCTGCCCCTTGTGCTCTAGGCAAACCCCGGGCCCTAGGGAGCCCCAGCACCCATGGCCAGCCTGGGCGGGCCCAGGCCCTGGTGTGCTTGGCCTGGccactcttcccaccccccatgcTATGGCCTCCCCCATGCACCCAATGGCTTGTGTCCATCCCCCCTCACTATAAGCTATGACTTGTcccatcccttcctcccccccccactggctCATTCCACC
Above is a window of Natator depressus isolate rNatDep1 chromosome 9, rNatDep2.hap1, whole genome shotgun sequence DNA encoding:
- the FAM131A gene encoding protein FAM131A isoform X2, with the protein product MRAGCARLRSPPSRPGRVWAASAPKAPSVNVEDTVEMLPKSRRALTIQEIAALARSSLHGISQVVKDHVTKPTAMAQGRVAHLIEWKGWCKPTDSPVALESAFNSYSDLSEGEQEARFAAGVAEQFAIAEAKLKAWSSMDGEDSNDESYDEDFGTNTNSTQPADAAGHLPPGSFLKDLLHSHSCQLSVRQGSCEPESDSSQTISPETLCSSLCSLEDSLLLKELGSPGELATKLLGSMAGGEEMLLSKLPPQTGESAFQSLGQLECQDSLYSMSCTESCLSPTGDDSLSCKDDHTACPLHGDSCGVRRKVSDVASSGVVSLDEEEEAEEQ
- the FAM131A gene encoding protein FAM131A isoform X3; the encoded protein is MLKTLSKCYPSPGERSQSRRSLPSPGPPCTVVKDHVTKPTAMAQGRVAHLIEWKGWCKPTDSPVALESAFNSYSDLSEGEQEARFAAGVAEQFAIAEAKLKAWSSMDGEDSNDESYDEDFGTNTNSTQPADAAGHLPPGSFLKDLLHSHSCQLSVRQGSCEPESDSSQTISPETLCSSLCSLEDSLLLKELGSPGELATKLLGSMAGGEEMLLSKLPPQTGESAFQSLGQLECQDSLYSMSCTESCLSPTGDDSLSCKDDHTACPLHGDSCGVRRKVSDVASSGVVSLDEEEEAEEQ